In one Pseudomonas hydrolytica genomic region, the following are encoded:
- a CDS encoding carbohydrate porin: MKTTQQNLPCALGAPCLLALVLAAPQVQALEFTGYMRSGAGGSESGGTQSCFQLPGAQSKYRLGNECEQYIELDLRQDLLTLDDGSVLSVEGMAQLYNQYGHTPKFTGDYGFARMNQMYAEWSKVPALNGGSLWAGRRFYKRNDIHITDFYYWNQSATGAGIEDFEYGGLKYSYAFSRKDSYFQEPYINRHDFNVAGFKVNPGGELEFGVSYIDKPDSTGANSGWAITAQHKQSDFFGGVNTFALQYGRGPGTGLGYTGDVTLDRDNKSWRLVEYFDWQATPRLGGQVQFVYQKDTRPDGDDQDWLSVGGRTSYAFTEQFKLVGELGHDQVDATDGTRKLTKFTIAPTWSPAGPGFWARPEFRLYYTYASWNRAAQQAASQLAAGSALSDSGAFDNARHGYNFGVQVEHWW; the protein is encoded by the coding sequence ATGAAGACCACACAGCAAAACCTCCCTTGCGCGCTTGGCGCCCCCTGCCTACTTGCATTGGTCCTGGCCGCACCCCAGGTGCAGGCTCTGGAATTCACCGGCTATATGCGCAGTGGCGCCGGCGGTTCGGAGAGCGGCGGCACCCAGTCCTGCTTCCAGCTGCCCGGCGCGCAGTCCAAGTACCGCCTCGGCAACGAATGCGAGCAGTACATCGAACTGGACCTGCGCCAGGATCTGCTGACCCTCGACGACGGCTCGGTGCTGAGCGTCGAGGGCATGGCCCAGCTCTACAACCAGTACGGCCACACACCGAAGTTCACCGGCGACTATGGTTTCGCGCGGATGAACCAGATGTATGCCGAGTGGAGCAAGGTGCCCGCGCTCAATGGCGGTTCGCTGTGGGCCGGCCGCCGCTTCTACAAGCGTAACGACATCCATATCACCGACTTCTACTACTGGAACCAGAGCGCCACCGGCGCCGGTATCGAGGATTTCGAGTACGGCGGCCTGAAGTACAGCTACGCCTTCTCGCGCAAGGACAGCTACTTCCAGGAGCCCTACATCAACCGCCACGACTTCAACGTCGCCGGCTTCAAGGTCAACCCGGGCGGCGAGCTGGAGTTCGGCGTCAGCTACATCGACAAGCCCGACAGCACCGGCGCCAACAGCGGCTGGGCGATCACCGCGCAACACAAGCAGAGCGATTTCTTCGGCGGCGTCAACACCTTCGCCCTGCAGTACGGCCGCGGCCCCGGCACCGGTCTGGGCTATACCGGCGACGTCACCCTCGATCGCGACAACAAGAGCTGGCGCCTGGTGGAGTACTTCGACTGGCAGGCCACGCCGCGCCTCGGCGGCCAGGTGCAGTTCGTCTACCAGAAGGACACCCGGCCCGACGGCGACGATCAGGACTGGCTGTCGGTGGGCGGGCGTACCAGCTACGCCTTCACCGAGCAGTTCAAGCTGGTCGGCGAGCTGGGCCACGATCAGGTCGATGCCACCGACGGCACGCGCAAGCTGACCAAGTTCACCATCGCCCCCACCTGGTCGCCGGCCGGCCCCGGCTTCTGGGCGCGTCCGGAGTTTCGCCTGTACTACACCTACGCCAGCTGGAACCGCGCGGCGCAGCAGGCGGCCAGCCAGTTGGCGGCCGGCTCGGCGCTGTCCGACAGCGGCGCCTTCGACAATGCCCGTCACGGCTACAACTTCGGCGTGCAGGTGGAGCACTGGTGGTAA
- a CDS encoding ABC transporter ATP-binding protein — protein MATLELRNVNKSYGSGLADTLKNIELAIDSGEFLILVGPSGCGKSTLMNCIAGLEDISGGAILVDGADISGMSPKDRDIAMVFQSYALYPTMTVKDNIAFGLKMRKLPPAEIEAEVARVAKLLQIEHLLTRKPGQLSGGQQQRVAMGRALARRPKIYLFDEPLSNLDAKLRVEMRTEIKLMHQRLKTTTVYVTHDQIEAMTLGDKVAVMKDGIIQQFGTPQEIYNDPANQFVASFIGSPPMNFIPLRTQLRDGQCFGLLDSGQARCELHLGEAAELEGRELILGVRPEQIQLAGAGSTLPSLRAEVEVVEPTGPDTLVFVSLNQTKVCCRLAPDAAPQAGASLDLQFDPARVLLFDAASGERLRPGKRQATDNKVAQLKRG, from the coding sequence ATGGCTACCCTCGAACTGCGCAACGTCAACAAATCCTACGGCAGCGGCCTGGCGGACACCCTGAAGAACATCGAACTGGCCATCGACTCCGGCGAGTTCCTGATCCTGGTCGGTCCCTCCGGCTGCGGCAAATCCACCTTGATGAACTGCATCGCCGGCCTGGAAGACATCAGCGGCGGGGCGATCCTGGTCGACGGCGCCGACATCAGCGGCATGAGCCCCAAGGATCGCGACATCGCCATGGTGTTCCAGTCCTATGCGCTGTACCCGACCATGACGGTGAAGGACAACATCGCCTTCGGTTTGAAGATGCGCAAGCTGCCGCCAGCCGAGATCGAGGCCGAGGTGGCGCGGGTGGCCAAGCTGCTGCAGATCGAGCATCTGCTGACGCGCAAGCCCGGCCAGCTCTCCGGCGGCCAGCAGCAGCGCGTGGCCATGGGCCGGGCGCTGGCGCGGCGGCCGAAGATCTACCTGTTCGACGAACCGCTGTCGAACCTCGACGCCAAGCTGCGCGTGGAGATGCGCACCGAAATCAAGCTGATGCACCAGCGTCTGAAGACCACCACGGTGTACGTCACCCACGACCAGATCGAGGCCATGACCCTGGGTGACAAGGTGGCGGTGATGAAGGACGGCATCATCCAGCAGTTCGGTACCCCGCAGGAAATCTACAACGACCCGGCCAATCAGTTCGTCGCCAGCTTCATCGGATCGCCGCCGATGAACTTCATCCCGTTGCGCACTCAGCTGCGCGATGGCCAGTGCTTCGGCCTGCTCGACTCCGGGCAGGCGCGCTGCGAGCTGCACCTGGGCGAGGCGGCCGAACTGGAAGGACGCGAGCTGATCCTCGGCGTGCGTCCCGAGCAGATCCAGCTGGCCGGCGCCGGTTCGACGCTGCCGAGCCTGCGCGCCGAGGTCGAGGTGGTCGAGCCGACTGGCCCGGACACCCTGGTGTTCGTCAGCCTCAACCAGACCAAGGTGTGCTGCCGCCTGGCGCCGGACGCCGCGCCGCAGGCCGGCGCCAGCCTGGACCTGCAGTTCGATCCGGCGCGTGTGCTGCTGTTCGACGCGGCCAGCGGTGAGCGTCTGCGCCCGGGAAAGCGTCAAGCCACTGACAACAAGGTGGCGCAGTTGAAAAGAGGTTGA
- a CDS encoding carbohydrate ABC transporter permease — protein sequence MTDSVLDVRLAPRPVPRVRAFSLSRLAIHATLILACAVYLVPLLVMLLTSFKTPDDIRSGNLLSIPDVFTVIGWVKAWDGVGGYFWNSVKITIPAVLISTLLGALNGYVLAMWRFRGSQLFFGLLLFGCFLPFQVILLPASFTLGQLGLANTTEGLVLVHVVYGLAFTTLFFRNFYVSIPEALVRAARLDGAGFFTIFGRILLPMSVPIIMVCLIWQFTQIWNDFLFGVVFASGDTQPITVALNNLVNTSTGAKEYNVDMAAAMIAGLPTLLVYILAGKYFLRGLTAGAVKG from the coding sequence ATGACTGATTCCGTGCTCGATGTGCGCCTGGCGCCGCGCCCCGTACCCCGGGTGAGGGCCTTCAGCCTCAGCCGCCTGGCCATTCACGCCACCCTGATCCTGGCCTGCGCGGTGTACCTGGTACCGTTGCTGGTGATGCTGCTGACCAGCTTCAAGACCCCCGACGACATCCGCAGCGGCAACCTGCTGTCGATCCCGGACGTGTTCACCGTGATCGGCTGGGTCAAGGCCTGGGACGGCGTCGGCGGCTACTTCTGGAACTCGGTGAAGATCACCATCCCGGCAGTACTGATCTCCACGCTGCTCGGCGCGCTGAACGGCTACGTGCTGGCCATGTGGCGCTTTCGCGGCTCGCAGCTGTTCTTCGGCCTGCTGCTGTTCGGCTGCTTCCTGCCGTTCCAGGTGATCCTGCTGCCGGCGTCCTTCACCCTCGGCCAGCTCGGCCTGGCCAACACCACCGAAGGCCTGGTGCTGGTGCATGTGGTCTATGGCCTGGCCTTCACCACGCTGTTCTTCCGCAACTTCTACGTGAGCATTCCCGAGGCGCTGGTGCGCGCCGCGCGCCTCGACGGCGCGGGGTTCTTCACCATCTTCGGACGCATCCTGCTGCCGATGTCGGTGCCGATCATCATGGTCTGCCTGATCTGGCAGTTCACCCAGATCTGGAACGACTTCCTGTTCGGCGTGGTGTTCGCCAGCGGCGACACCCAGCCAATCACCGTGGCGCTGAACAACCTGGTCAACACCAGCACCGGGGCCAAGGAATACAACGTCGATATGGCCGCGGCGATGATCGCCGGGCTGCCCACCCTGCTGGTCTACATCCTGGCCGGTAAGTACTTCCTGCGCGGCCTGACGGCCGGCGCCGTCAAAGGTTGA
- a CDS encoding D-hexose-6-phosphate mutarotase — MVSASRPLGAASGAAELHPLAGLFAEPGQARQRWTVRQGRELLLLEHRLFQAAFSRQGAQLLHFQPRGQRPWLWCAGHWPQGAAIRGGVPICWPWFGRHPSESGWPSHGWARLSEEWQLLACDWGEQGVQLLWQLELCDWTLHLEAELGETLALRLVTRHQDSEPCQLSHALHAYWRISDVSRVALLGLDGASGHDLLTRADCRQEGELRIEDGCHRIFRHTGVLQLQDLPWQRRLAIDTRGGANSVVWHPGSRPLTEVGWNESLGFLCVEAASCGPDSLCLAPGEEGVLTLRASLAR, encoded by the coding sequence GTGGTAAGCGCCTCGCGCCCGCTCGGCGCCGCCAGCGGCGCTGCCGAGCTGCACCCGCTGGCCGGGCTGTTTGCCGAGCCCGGCCAGGCGCGTCAACGCTGGACGGTGCGTCAGGGGCGCGAACTGCTGTTGCTCGAACACCGCCTGTTCCAGGCGGCGTTCAGCCGTCAGGGCGCCCAGCTGCTGCACTTTCAACCGCGTGGCCAGCGGCCCTGGCTGTGGTGCGCCGGGCACTGGCCGCAGGGCGCGGCGATTCGCGGCGGCGTGCCGATCTGCTGGCCCTGGTTCGGCCGCCATCCCAGCGAGAGCGGCTGGCCATCTCACGGCTGGGCGCGCTTGAGCGAGGAGTGGCAACTGCTGGCCTGCGACTGGGGCGAGCAGGGCGTGCAACTGCTCTGGCAGCTCGAACTGTGCGACTGGACGCTGCACCTCGAGGCCGAACTGGGCGAAACCCTGGCGCTGCGCCTGGTGACCCGCCATCAGGACAGCGAACCCTGCCAGCTCAGCCATGCCCTGCATGCCTACTGGCGCATCAGCGACGTCTCGCGCGTGGCGCTGCTCGGCCTCGACGGTGCCAGCGGCCATGACCTGCTGACCCGCGCAGACTGCCGCCAGGAAGGCGAACTGCGCATCGAGGACGGCTGCCACCGCATCTTCCGCCACACCGGCGTGCTGCAGCTGCAGGACCTGCCCTGGCAGCGGCGCCTGGCCATCGACACCCGCGGCGGCGCCAACAGCGTGGTCTGGCACCCCGGCAGTCGGCCGCTGACCGAGGTCGGCTGGAACGAGAGTCTGGGCTTTCTCTGTGTCGAAGCCGCCAGCTGCGGCCCTGACAGCCTGTGCCTGGCACCGGGGGAAGAGGGCGTGCTGACGCTGCGCGCGAGTCTGGCTCGGTAG